The nucleotide window TGCCACTGCGCGTCCTCTAGCTCCACTCCGGGCTCGAAGCTCATCACGAACTGCTGGATCCCCGTCACTGCAGATCAGTATAAGGCGGATGCCATGCGATTTGATTGTTAGTTAGGGAATGAACCTCGTGAGTTCATTTCATGGCAATCAAATCAAGCCAAAAAAAATTGTTACAATACCATCGACGAAATCCCAGCGCACGGGCCGCCCCGTGCGCGCCTCCTCGTAGTAGAAGATGAAGCCGGCCTTGCCCCACACGTGGCAGTCGATCCCGCCGGCGATGCGGCGGCCCAGGTACTCGGCGCCGCCACCGGAGAGCCACCACGGCGGCAGCACGCCGACGGGGAAGCGCTCGACGCGGCACGCCGAGGAGTCGAAGTAGAAGGTGGTGCCGTTGTTCCACTCCACGTCGTAGAGCGGGTCTGACGACAGCTGGTGGCGCACCAGGTTCAGGTTCCGCCGCCGCGGCCAGTCGTAGTAGAGGTCCGTGATGCGCAGCGGCGGGCCCGTGGAGGCGTCCGAGTAGTTGGTCAGGTTCGTGAACAGCACCGCGTGGAAGCGCTCCGGCCACGGCGTCGGCGACGGGGCCGGGGGCTGGTCGGACGGGTGCTCTGCCGTCATGTTCGTCACCGTCGAcgtcgccgcggccgccgcgagCAGGAGGAAGAGCGGTGGGGACCATCGGGCGGCGGGCGCCATGTCGCGCGAGCTGGGGACGGCAGTAGGGAGCGGCCAGCTGCCAGCGGAGCGGGCCTTATCTTTGTTGTGTGTGTTAGAATCGTTGGTGTGTGCCTCCTGTGCGTAACCGGATTCGGAAAGCCTTCTCGTCTTTCTCTGTTGCGACGCAGCAGCAGCGTAGACGTCGGTGCCACGGTGTTATAGGTATCGTGGTGGCGATGCCGCGAAGTCCAGTGGCGACCGTGGTGACCCTGTGGCCTGCagaggcgacggcggtggtggggcatcccgtcgctggcagcacactTTAGATCGGTTTAGGTTGACTCTAGGTGGGATAACGGCTGCTCCGTTGAACCTCATCGTGCGAGCCGTGATCCCCACATCTCTttatatatgtgctgtgcgacaggggcccaccaaccatattagagtTGGGCTCCCCTGATCAGagagcagagacaagggcccaataaGCCGTTAGGtatattggtggagatcaactaacattctctcccttgatctcactaccatctttcaattttatttacttttgttcattccattacatattagcgcatagagcatgtctcattgtcacggtccattgccgatagacttatcAGCTACAACacgctactctgttctgaaatagatacttatctttgggccttcttttgtccagaaattttaggctttcccttaaacccatgctatctacatattctctgaacaccatattctctgaacatgttgggtgttaagccttttgtaagcggatccgcgagtatcttttctgtacttctatgctcaagacttatgacttgatcctggactttatctatcacaacataatactctatgtcaatgtgtttggcagcaccacttgacttatgttgtgagcatactgtactgtcagattataatcgcagtataacttaagtggtctatagatgtcgtcaaccacctttaaaATCGGATATTAACTTCTTTaaccagttcacctgcccgttgcctcataacacgctacagactgtcatacattgtggacgatgtagtgacggtttgcttttaGCTTTTCCATAAAATAGTTCCTctttgcgagagtgaatacatatcatttcttaattttctatcatctctcgcataatctgaatctgaatatcccactatgtggagtaaatcaaatcttctatatgtcatcatgaggcctttcgttccttgcaaataacgcaagactttctttactaatttcagtgttctgttctagaattgctctggaatctgccaagtaattcggtaacaaatgccaagtcaggacgcatacatacttgagcatattgcaagcttccgacaactaAAGCCCATGGAACCGTTTTTTATTTGATCgatttcatattggttcctagggcatttaaaatcctcatatctgtcgcccttgactataggagcaggtgagggactatatttgtgcatacataatttctttaagatcttttttatgtatgccttttgtggcagtcctaatacccctttacttctatctcggtgaatctcgatccctagaacgaacgaaggttcaccaagatctttcatatcaaattttgaggacaaaacttctttgtctccagtagtagaccatcactactagcaagtaagatatcatccacatacaggacaaggaagataaactttccattcttaaactttgcatagacataattgtcctctacattttctttaaacccaaaattctttattgtctgatcaaactttaagtaccactatcttgaagtttgctttaatccataaatgaatttctttaggcgacatcccatgcgttcttttccttccataacaaaaccttttggttatgccatgtaaacattttcctctaagtctacattgagaaataccgtctttacatccatctgatgtaattctaaatcgtaatatgccactaatgccattatgattctgaaggaatctttacatgagactagagaaaaggtatCATTTTAATCAATccattctctttgcataaagccttttgccacaagtcgcgctttatatctctctatattctcttgagagtcaagttttattttgtagacctatttacagcctactattttggctcctttaggaattatttctaagtcccaaactatattggcattcattgatttcatttcatcttccatggcctcaagccactttgatgaatgattacttttcatggcttattcaaatgaggtgggatcatcctccatttaaaatttcttagtgttgtacacttcataatcagcaggtaTAGCTGATttactaactctttgagaccttctaggggcctctatatttggcacatcttctgttttgAGACTGCTATTACTTTCCCTcatatgtggcaataggttctataggatcctgaagaacaggttccttatcgtcattcattgttgccacaggtgggataacaataggtgctgacactacagtatctagcactgtcggtgcagcgacaacaggtagtgagaaaaatggcccATCAATCAttagagtgggcgcatacacccacttcacttcaaggttaatttctcaagctaccatgctccccctcatcttttcatcctctaggaaaatagtatgtcttgtttccacaaactttgtatatctctctagacagtagaaacgaaaaccttttgacttttctaggtagccaatgaaatgacaacttactattttgggatctagcttcccaatgtttgggttaaatactttagcctcagtagggctccccccccacacgcaagtggtttagtgagggtactctttctgtccacaactcatacggtgttttgggcaccgactttcttgatactctattgagaatatgaatggcggttttaacGCCTCTattcacaggctcaactgtaaggtggagtaacttatcatactgcgcatcATATCCATTCATTGTTACGAttgtgtctttcagctactccattctgctgaggttcgcccggtatagaatactgggctactttgccattctcctgtaagaaccctacataaggtccaggaacttggccatatggggtatgccgaccgtaatactcccccatggtcagacctgaccatctttatctttaaattgcgttggatttcaacttttgccttaaatatctacatttatccaatgcttctattctttctttgattggataaatgtagacataacgggagtaatcatctgtgaatgttatgaacgaatcattaccatccacactctttacaggaaactaaccacagatgtctgtgtgaataatctataaaattcctgcgcttcgtttgtcatctttcttacttttctttatatacttttcttttatgcattctctgcattgttttaaatctgagagctctaatggagaaagaatatcattcttaacttgtctttctattcccccctcgaaatatagcataaacgacagtgccataatttcgatgacgcatcgtgagctctcttatgccacaatTTCCAGAGtgactctctgtcaccagctgctttatcaggtGGGTAGCATATgtttttgaagagccagtgaactgactctttattctatcgaggtattcggtgaccgtgtcatactctggaattgagcccacaattgtaggctcaatcgtgttctttattacAGCCAAACATTTTATGTTGGTAGTGACCTATTTCCTATGCTTAAAGTCAtatgacatcttttgggattcaaaatccctttctttagttgcctaagtggcatcattctctcttgtcttcctcaccggtgccacaaaactcagtggaacacgatgagtgactacccagtccaccttagacaagatgaaaaccaggtcaaaacttttcttaacataaaaaaatAATACCATTTgaatgccttgattccaacgttgatcaaaatcaaaacatacaattattcttatacactaattctacatcaccgttaggCAGAAATAAAActaatgcataaatctttaacttttacaactgttcttacacactaattctacatcaccgttgggcagaaatagaattaatgcataaatcattaaaattaacatctgttcttatacactaattctacatcactgatgggcagaaatagaattaatgcataaatcattaaaattacgatattgttattaacaacgttggtcagaaaataacaacatcataagcatgtcaaatctctttttctcctattaaataccacattggttcaaaataactggagaatcaatattttctttagcagcggaaaaaatctctttttctccaattaaataccacattggttgaAAATAACTGGAGTATAAACAACTTTTCTTTGActgtggaaaaactctctttttcttgaattttttgctttttctattttctttaatccattaatcaatttccaggaaataaacatttactggaaaaactttcctcttctccagttaaatatcacatcgattcaaaatcactggagaatatactttttctttagcagcggaaaaactctaactcaatttcttgaattttacccagaGGTAAAatacctttttctatttttctttttaatttttcttttgagccaatttgcatCTTCAATTTTCTAGGAAGTAAAACCTTTTCTGGGAAACAAAATTGAAAAATGACTCCTTCGTTTTGGGCTCAAAGCCCCGGCAACGGCTCGGCCCAACCTTATTCTCAGGCCGGCCCATCTGTCTCGCGCGCGCGCTGCCTtcccaggccgcaacgtgggcctagGCCAGCAAAGCGCCGCTgcgcgctcgcccgcctgggctgaAAGCTGGCCCGCTCAGTCTGAGCCGTCCGATGGAGATCAATGGCTGCGCGTCGATTTCGCTCCAACAAAATCCGTGGCCGCGGCTTCCAACCAGAAACCCTAGGTCATTTGCtcctttgctctctctctctcttcgctttCTCTGTCACCGCTCTTTCTCCCTCAGCGCATCCAGTAGCGACTGAGAGTGAGACAGCGAGCGAGCGGGCGATGGAGCAAGGCAGTCATGGCGCAgtcgctggccccctcgccgacgcgcgtgctccccaacgggtgagcacgccgccatcgagcagcttggccgcggcgcccccttggcTGAGCCCGGCGAGCAGCTGCCCTGGTTTGGCCCTTCTTCTCCCGCACCGGCGAAAGGCCAtcccgacgcacggcgaggtTTGTTCCTTTCTCTTTTCCCCCTTCTCCAATTTGGATTTTTTCTTCTCTTATCCGAACTGACTGTGGGGAATTAGGGTTTGTTCTAGGGTTCAATCCGAATGGGAATCTAGGGTtccttttcttcttccccttcggaTTTGCTTTtgtatcttctttcttttctttttgcttgttcacccgaaaaggggatctagggttagggttcggttgaccCCGATTCATGTTTTCTTTTGGTTTGATTCGAGATCTTTGAGATTAtccccttcccctcttccccttcttttcttttgaaTCTGCTTCTTTCTAcggattcaaccgattggggtactagggttagggtttcgtgatttgcacttttcttttgatttcttttcttttaggAATTCATCTGAATCgcttcccttccccttcttcatgCAAGTTAGGGTTAGGATTCGGTTTTGTGAGCCGAGGGCCCTTcctcttcacccagttagggttaggcttGGAgaacctttttgttcttctttccTTAGATCCGAACTGGATCTGTTCTGTTCTTGCCATGCGGCATCTTCCCCCCCcccacgcggtggcggtggtgaccgggttCCAGTGACGTACGCCACCCCCGGTCTCTTTTCCTCTTTGCTTTTactcggttagggttagggttacacactggTAATCTGTCTCTGGTACCAATGTTAGGATCGTTTGTGTGTACCTCTGTGTGTAACCGTGGATTCGGTAAGCCTCCTCGCCTTTCTCTGTTGCGACGCAGCAGCAGCATAGACGCCGGTGCCGCGGCGTTGTAGGCGTCGTGGTGGCGATGCCGTGAAGTCCAGTGGCGACCGTGGTGTCCCTGTGGCCTAcagaggcgacgacggtggtggGGCATcctgtcgctggcagcacgctttagaTCAGTTTAGGTTTACTGTAGGTGGAATGGCGACTACTCCGTTGAACCTCATCGTGcgagccgtgatccccacctctctttatatatgtgctatgcgacaggggcccaccaaccatattagggttgggctcctccGATTAGGGAGCAAAGACAAGGGCCCAAtaagccgttgggcctattggtggagatcaactaacagtgTGCTCGTGTCGGCTGCTGGTGGTCACAGAGaattgaaaattttcttttatctttttttttaaataaaatggAGAACATAACTCCTTTATTCGTGTGTTCCCTGACAAATTGCCGGACACCAACGAAGCTACAAAGTCTGGCATTACAAATTCAGGTACACGATAAATAGAACAGAACATTCAGAGAACTCAGAAGTCAGAATACATAAAAGATTTTGATCTCCCTCAACAGATTTGTGGAAGCATAGACCCTTCAAACAAGCGGTTGCTTCAGCATGCCGAGCCTGCTCGTACGGCTACTACCATGCCAACATGACTTCTAATGATAAAACCCCACCGAGCTTTATGCCTGTATTTGATTATGAGGGATAATTGTGTTGGCGGCGGGAGTAGGCGGTAGTGTGTGGTTTTAAGTCCGCTGCCGGTTTACCTACTGACGGCACTGAAAGCGCCGAAACAATTCACTGAAGATTTGGACAAAGCCCGTCGCCAACTTTCCAAGCTCATTTGGAACATGGACACGGCCACTCATGCAAGATGAGTTCTGGATGGTGGATCGCTTGTTTTGCGCACTTTGTGGAAGAAACCTGAAGGCCGCGCTACAACTCTTCGTCGAATGCATATTCCCTCGATCTCGGGCGGGGACTCAGATTCGTTACTCTTGTAAGTCACGTCGTAACTTTTGGGTCTGTATCCGACGTCCAAGCATCATCCGACGGCTAAGAAAAACTTCCCTCCTTTTTGCGCTGGGCCCCCCACGCTGAGCCGCTGcatccgccgcccgccgccctcaCGCACCTCGCGCCCACATCGCTAAGTCCTACACTGTGCGACGCTGCAGCCCTCCAGCACCGCGCGCTGCTTGTTCCAGCCCTCCTGCGCCgcgccaccagtccaccaccgCCATCTAGTGCCTCGCCGCCATTCACACCTCCGTTGACCAGGAACAGGAGCGCGTCCTGTGTGGGTGCGCGCCAGCAGAGTGAGCACGACAGGGGCGACACAGTGGAGCTTCGGGGACCTGACGAAGGTGTGGAAGGGAAGCAGCACAAATGCACAATGGAGGCGACCTCACGCGACCCGAGGCGACGGTGGAGAGGGGCACGTGTTTAAACCAGCTGCTCCGTGGTCGTCCAGGCCTCCTCCCTGCTGTGTCCCGTTGACGGCGTGCGGAGCCAGAGGTCTGCCGCCAGCGCTGCGAGCGTGCGCGGCCGGAGTGGCGAGCTCACGCCTCGTGGCCAATGCTGTGTGCGTGCACGGCAGCGCGTGGGGCGGCGTGTCGAGTGGTCGCCCGGCGTGGGCACGGGGCAGGCGAGCGGGCGGCTATCGCGTGCACGGC belongs to Miscanthus floridulus cultivar M001 chromosome 4, ASM1932011v1, whole genome shotgun sequence and includes:
- the LOC136552329 gene encoding uncharacterized protein At4g14100-like, which translates into the protein MAPAARWSPPLFLLLAAAAATSTVTNMTAEHPSDQPPAPSPTPWPERFHAVLFTNLTNYSDASTGPPLRITDLYYDWPRRRNLNLVRHQLSSDPLYDVEWNNGTTFYFDSSACRVERFPVGVLPPWWLSGGGAEYLGRRIAGGIDCHVWGKAGFIFYYEEARTGRPVRWDFVDVTGIQQFVMSFEPGVELEDAQWQAPAYCFPDDGNEDEEGNGNDNAASSSGEEAGDGLEAGSRLLRKLAGAAATS